From Roseisolibacter agri, a single genomic window includes:
- a CDS encoding DUF4321 domain-containing protein, giving the protein MATRNTSSRRRPRFHAGVLAAGFIAGGLLTQVARRFLPPGAVKEFLTTGVTPALGPLSIDLVILKFALGPIALDVSLLSLVGVLLAYLIARSLF; this is encoded by the coding sequence ATGGCAACGCGCAACACGTCGTCCCGCCGCCGGCCGCGCTTCCACGCCGGCGTGCTCGCCGCTGGCTTCATCGCCGGTGGGCTGCTCACCCAGGTCGCGCGGCGCTTCCTGCCGCCGGGCGCGGTGAAGGAGTTCCTGACCACGGGCGTCACGCCCGCGCTGGGACCGCTCTCGATCGACCTCGTTATATTGAAGTTCGCACTCGGACCGATCGCGCTGGACGTGTCGCTCCTGAGCCTCGTCGGCGTCCTGCTCGCCTACCTCATCGCTCGGTCGCTCTTCTAG
- a CDS encoding polyprenyl synthetase family protein, whose product MSARSRADVAAALQDIQAPVRARLDRVSGEIWRIVATDLAIADEVNQHLAAMKGKMFRPTLVLLSSAVDDTPEERAIPIAATLEVLHLATLVHDDAVDHSVLRRGMPTINALFSHQVSVIMGDFLYARALTELVRLNDWDVARVFADASTTMTLGEMRQLGAIDALAFSEDDYDALIRAKTASLFRAACELGALTGARRHREALVRYGERLGMAFQVADDLLDYTEGQEMTGKPTGLDLREHKVTLPLIAALRSMAPAGRRSVEELFATAEPTDAQVAEIIALVSEHGGLEYARRRGDQFAREAEEALADLPDTPVRASLVDAIGYVLDRRW is encoded by the coding sequence GTGTCCGCGCGCTCCCGCGCCGACGTCGCCGCAGCCCTGCAGGACATCCAGGCCCCCGTGCGCGCACGCCTCGACCGAGTGTCGGGCGAGATCTGGCGCATCGTGGCGACCGACCTGGCGATCGCCGACGAGGTCAACCAGCACCTCGCGGCGATGAAGGGCAAGATGTTCCGCCCCACGCTCGTGCTGCTGTCGAGCGCGGTCGACGACACGCCGGAGGAGCGCGCGATCCCGATCGCCGCCACGCTCGAGGTGCTGCACCTCGCGACGCTCGTGCACGACGACGCGGTGGACCACTCGGTGCTGCGCCGCGGCATGCCGACGATCAACGCCCTGTTCAGCCATCAGGTGAGCGTGATCATGGGCGACTTCCTCTACGCCCGCGCGCTCACGGAGCTCGTGCGCCTGAACGACTGGGACGTCGCCCGCGTCTTCGCCGATGCGTCCACCACGATGACCCTCGGCGAGATGCGGCAGCTGGGCGCGATCGACGCGCTCGCGTTCTCCGAGGACGACTACGACGCGCTCATCCGCGCCAAGACCGCGTCGCTCTTCCGCGCCGCCTGCGAGCTCGGCGCGCTGACCGGCGCGCGCCGCCACCGCGAGGCGCTGGTGCGCTACGGCGAGCGGCTCGGGATGGCCTTCCAGGTCGCCGACGACCTGCTCGACTACACCGAAGGGCAGGAGATGACCGGCAAGCCGACGGGCCTCGACCTTCGCGAGCACAAGGTCACGCTGCCGCTCATCGCCGCGCTGCGGAGCATGGCGCCGGCCGGCCGCCGGAGCGTCGAGGAGCTGTTCGCGACCGCGGAGCCGACCGACGCCCAGGTGGCCGAGATCATCGCGCTGGTGAGCGAGCACGGGGGGCTGGAGTACGCCCGCCGCCGCGGCGACCAGTTCGCCCGCGAGGCCGAGGAGGCGCTCGCGGACCTGCCCGACACGCCGGTGCGCGCGTCCCTGGTGGACGCCATCGGGTACGTTCTGGACCGCCGCTGGTAG
- a CDS encoding tetratricopeptide repeat protein, with product MADPDRLDELERKFAENPRRYFAPLANEYRKSGDLATAIRICREQLASYPGHMSGHVVLGQALYESRKPEEAQRSFERALELDPENLIALRHLGDIARDRGDGTAARAWYQRVLEADPRNDDIAAQLQQLAPAAQRVAPPAPAPVTETYVAPPPPPAPALEPLEWSALDLELPGDATAAETPHETAELPVAAPSNEAPLAEPPAAPASEPERWTGPLDLDDELLELPPAASATPEADAAAAPAVDAAVTNPLPEPVALDPVDWAELLPDELEAEVAPTAEEEPATQPDAEPDVEPDAEPDAEPEIEPVAEAPVEPGPDAVVSTIEEVWVPAASSPVVEVEETVEPAPEPDAEEPLADAPVAEEPAVEAPEEVKEPVAPEPASAVEPEPEPVPVALEFVHDWSDAAESASEPLPVDEPEPVVSEAGWVDALPEDASPDLLDVVEAAVETEVESPLAEDAWTELLEPAAETASVEPVTEPVTEPVTEPEPEPTYDPVVGLDLPPIATDEPEPYPAANERPTPAISIPSVPFVTETMAGLLLSQGHLDQALDVYVQLAAQRPQDEALAARVADLRASQQPRVEEPVAAPVETGSTAGAFFAALAGGASAVAEPPAAPPAELPATETPAAPEAIQTSPRGLFGGDAHADDERAARRLADAFSSSASPATSLADALFVSPPSLPAAATPPAPAPPAEEAPYGLGDFSFERFFEGLEEGAPADGATPPSDAPAHAWSDAGAVAEVQPEPARPATPAAPMPVVDETPARTTTDDEDLAQFHAWLKGLSV from the coding sequence ATGGCCGATCCCGACCGGCTCGACGAGCTAGAGCGCAAGTTCGCGGAGAACCCGCGGCGCTACTTCGCCCCGCTCGCCAACGAGTACCGGAAGTCCGGCGACCTCGCGACCGCGATCCGCATCTGTCGCGAGCAGCTGGCCAGCTATCCCGGCCACATGAGCGGGCACGTGGTGCTGGGGCAGGCGCTCTACGAGTCGCGGAAGCCGGAGGAGGCACAGCGCTCGTTCGAGCGGGCGCTGGAGCTCGACCCCGAGAACCTGATCGCGCTCCGGCACCTGGGCGACATCGCCCGCGACCGCGGCGACGGAACGGCGGCGCGCGCCTGGTACCAGCGGGTGCTGGAGGCCGACCCGCGCAACGACGACATCGCCGCGCAACTGCAGCAGCTGGCGCCGGCGGCCCAGCGCGTCGCGCCGCCCGCGCCGGCGCCCGTGACGGAGACGTACGTCGCGCCGCCGCCACCGCCGGCCCCCGCGCTGGAGCCGCTCGAGTGGTCCGCCCTCGACCTCGAGCTCCCGGGCGATGCCACGGCCGCCGAGACGCCGCACGAGACCGCGGAGCTGCCCGTGGCCGCGCCGAGCAACGAGGCGCCGCTGGCGGAGCCGCCCGCCGCGCCGGCGTCGGAGCCGGAGCGCTGGACCGGGCCGCTCGACCTCGACGACGAGCTGCTCGAGCTGCCGCCCGCGGCGTCCGCCACGCCCGAGGCCGACGCTGCCGCGGCACCCGCCGTGGACGCGGCCGTGACGAACCCGCTGCCCGAGCCGGTGGCGCTGGACCCGGTGGACTGGGCCGAGCTGCTGCCGGACGAGCTGGAGGCGGAGGTCGCCCCGACGGCGGAGGAGGAGCCGGCCACACAGCCCGACGCGGAGCCCGACGTGGAGCCCGACGCGGAGCCCGACGCGGAGCCCGAGATCGAGCCGGTGGCTGAAGCGCCTGTCGAGCCCGGGCCCGACGCCGTGGTCTCGACGATCGAGGAGGTGTGGGTGCCCGCGGCGTCCAGCCCGGTCGTCGAGGTCGAGGAGACCGTCGAGCCGGCGCCGGAGCCCGATGCCGAGGAGCCGCTCGCGGACGCGCCGGTCGCGGAGGAGCCCGCGGTCGAGGCGCCCGAGGAGGTGAAGGAGCCCGTCGCTCCCGAGCCCGCGTCGGCCGTCGAGCCGGAGCCCGAGCCGGTGCCGGTCGCGCTCGAGTTCGTGCACGACTGGAGCGATGCGGCCGAGTCCGCGAGCGAGCCGTTGCCCGTCGACGAGCCGGAGCCCGTCGTCAGCGAGGCCGGCTGGGTCGACGCACTGCCCGAGGACGCGTCGCCCGACCTGCTCGACGTCGTGGAGGCCGCGGTCGAGACGGAGGTCGAGTCGCCGCTGGCCGAGGACGCGTGGACCGAGCTGCTCGAACCGGCGGCTGAGACGGCGTCGGTGGAGCCGGTCACCGAGCCGGTCACCGAGCCGGTCACCGAGCCGGAGCCGGAGCCCACGTACGACCCGGTCGTCGGGCTCGACCTGCCGCCGATCGCGACCGACGAGCCGGAGCCGTATCCGGCCGCGAACGAGCGCCCGACGCCGGCGATCAGCATCCCCTCGGTGCCGTTCGTGACCGAGACCATGGCCGGCCTGCTCCTGAGCCAGGGACACCTCGACCAGGCGCTCGACGTCTACGTGCAGCTGGCCGCGCAGCGTCCGCAGGACGAGGCGCTGGCCGCCCGGGTGGCCGACCTGCGCGCGAGCCAGCAGCCGCGCGTCGAGGAGCCGGTCGCGGCGCCCGTCGAGACGGGGTCCACCGCGGGCGCCTTCTTCGCGGCGCTCGCGGGCGGCGCGTCGGCGGTCGCCGAGCCGCCGGCCGCGCCGCCCGCCGAGCTGCCGGCCACGGAGACGCCGGCCGCGCCCGAGGCGATCCAGACCTCGCCGCGCGGGCTGTTCGGCGGCGACGCGCACGCGGATGACGAGCGGGCCGCACGCCGGCTCGCCGACGCGTTCTCGTCGTCGGCGTCGCCCGCGACGTCGCTGGCCGACGCGCTCTTCGTGAGCCCACCGTCGCTGCCGGCCGCCGCCACGCCGCCGGCGCCCGCTCCGCCGGCCGAGGAGGCGCCGTATGGCCTCGGCGACTTCTCGTTCGAGCGGTTCTTCGAGGGGCTCGAGGAGGGCGCGCCCGCGGACGGTGCGACGCCGCCCAGCGATGCGCCCGCGCACGCGTGGAGCGATGCCGGCGCCGTCGCCGAGGTGCAGCCGGAGCCGGCGCGCCCCGCGACGCCCGCCGCGCCGATGCCCGTCGTCGACGAGACGCCCGCGCGCACGACGACCGACGACGAGGACCTCGCGCAGTTCCACGCGTGGCTGAAGGGGCTGTCGGTGTGA
- the accB gene encoding acetyl-CoA carboxylase biotin carboxyl carrier protein, with protein sequence MIDLRYVKKLIEMLDGSSVDSIEISSDKGMKLRISKTPQQRGTVQMAAPVSMPPMMAPVPSGVGRPTPSEGLSTIVESRDEGARSEAPKAKGLEIKSPMVGTFYASPEPGAKAYATVGQRISKGQIVCIIEAMKIMNEIESEYDGVITEVLAQDAHPVEYGQVLFRIDPNG encoded by the coding sequence ATGATCGACCTCCGCTACGTCAAGAAGCTCATCGAGATGCTCGACGGCTCGTCCGTCGACTCGATCGAGATCTCCTCCGACAAGGGGATGAAGCTCCGCATCTCGAAGACGCCGCAGCAGCGGGGCACGGTGCAGATGGCGGCGCCGGTCTCGATGCCGCCGATGATGGCGCCGGTGCCGTCGGGCGTCGGGCGGCCGACGCCGTCGGAGGGCCTCTCGACCATCGTCGAGTCGCGCGACGAGGGCGCGCGCAGCGAGGCGCCGAAGGCCAAGGGGCTGGAGATCAAGTCGCCGATGGTCGGGACGTTCTACGCCTCGCCGGAGCCCGGCGCCAAGGCGTACGCGACCGTCGGCCAGCGCATCAGCAAGGGCCAGATCGTCTGCATCATCGAGGCGATGAAGATCATGAACGAGATCGAGAGCGAGTACGACGGCGTGATCACCGAGGTCCTCGCGCAGGACGCGCATCCGGTCGAGTACGGCCAGGTGCTGTTCCGCATCGATCCGAACGGCTGA
- a CDS encoding M24 family metallopeptidase has protein sequence MADARSSRLAALVDAMQHAHLDALLVTSLPNVRYLTGFGGTSALLLVTHRGDVVLITDFRYQTQAAEQVGDRARVVIEAQSLWTGLWQQLAALAYVEVVGFESAHVLHRDFQRLLDAGARWTWRPTADLVERLREHKDADEVARIREAGVVAVTALERTLAEVRPGLTELAVAGILERALREAGSEGFPFETIVASGPRAALPHARAAARELQRGDFLLIDFGAIVEGYCADVTRTVVLGRADERQREVYDVVRAANALASAQVRVGQTGRDADALARDYIDGRGYGDAFGHSLGHGIGLEVHEAPRLARSAEAILPPDSVVTIEPGIYLPGWGGVRIEDDVHLAPTGPEVLTHFTRELLELS, from the coding sequence GTGGCTGACGCACGGTCGTCGCGGCTCGCCGCGCTGGTCGACGCGATGCAGCACGCGCATCTCGACGCGCTGCTCGTCACCAGCCTGCCGAACGTCCGCTACCTGACCGGCTTCGGCGGCACGAGCGCGCTGCTGCTGGTCACGCATCGCGGCGACGTCGTGCTCATCACCGACTTCCGCTACCAGACGCAGGCGGCGGAGCAGGTGGGCGACCGCGCGCGCGTGGTGATCGAGGCGCAGAGCCTGTGGACCGGCCTCTGGCAGCAGCTCGCCGCGCTCGCGTACGTCGAGGTGGTCGGCTTCGAGAGCGCGCACGTGCTGCACCGCGACTTCCAGCGGCTGCTCGACGCCGGCGCGCGCTGGACGTGGCGTCCGACCGCCGATCTGGTCGAGCGCCTGCGCGAGCACAAGGACGCCGACGAGGTCGCGCGCATCCGCGAGGCGGGCGTCGTCGCGGTGACCGCGCTCGAGCGGACGCTGGCCGAGGTGCGGCCCGGGCTCACCGAGCTGGCCGTCGCGGGCATCCTCGAGCGCGCGCTGCGCGAGGCGGGGAGCGAGGGCTTCCCGTTCGAGACGATCGTCGCCAGCGGGCCGCGCGCCGCGCTCCCGCATGCGCGCGCGGCCGCGCGCGAGCTGCAGCGCGGCGACTTCCTGCTCATCGACTTCGGCGCCATCGTCGAGGGCTACTGCGCCGACGTGACCCGTACGGTCGTGCTCGGACGGGCCGACGAGCGGCAGCGCGAGGTCTACGACGTCGTGCGCGCGGCCAACGCGCTGGCCAGCGCGCAGGTGCGGGTCGGCCAGACGGGCCGGGATGCCGACGCCCTGGCGCGCGACTACATTGACGGGCGCGGCTACGGCGATGCCTTCGGGCACAGCCTCGGCCACGGAATCGGGCTGGAGGTGCACGAGGCCCCGCGGCTGGCGCGGTCGGCCGAGGCGATCCTCCCGCCCGATTCGGTCGTGACCATCGAGCCCGGGATCTACCTGCCCGGCTGGGGCGGCGTGCGCATCGAGGACGACGTGCATCTCGCTCCGACCGGCCCCGAAGTCCTGACGCACTTCACGCGGGAGCTGCTCGAGCTCTCGTGA
- the aroQ gene encoding type II 3-dehydroquinate dehydratase, with product MRIALLNGPNLNLLGTREPALYGRDTLADVEAHLQRVASELDVEVTAAQRNGEGELVDLIHALRGDAHGVVLNAGAYSHTSLAIRDALTGVALPFVEVHVTNVYAREPERRHSMLASAAVGVVCGLGVMGYELALRGLVAHLRAREVASRG from the coding sequence GTGAGGATCGCCCTCCTGAACGGCCCCAATCTGAACCTCCTCGGCACGCGCGAGCCGGCGCTGTACGGCCGCGACACGCTCGCCGACGTGGAGGCGCACCTGCAGCGCGTCGCGTCGGAGCTCGACGTCGAGGTCACGGCCGCGCAGCGCAACGGCGAGGGCGAGCTGGTGGACCTCATCCACGCGCTGCGCGGCGACGCGCACGGCGTCGTGCTGAACGCGGGCGCGTACAGCCACACGAGCCTCGCCATCCGCGACGCGCTCACCGGCGTCGCGCTCCCCTTCGTGGAGGTGCACGTGACCAACGTCTACGCGCGCGAGCCCGAGCGCCGTCACTCGATGCTCGCGTCGGCCGCGGTGGGCGTCGTGTGCGGCCTGGGCGTGATGGGTTACGAGCTCGCGCTGCGCGGGCTCGTCGCGCACCTGCGCGCACGTGAGGTCGCGTCGCGTGGCTGA
- a CDS encoding peptidylprolyl isomerase, producing the protein MLQSMRSAAKYVWIILIVAFVGGFLLVETSGLLNRDVVTSNTAIAEVNGEDILATEYFRAVQLREQQESQRLGRGLTLDERQQLEQAVFDDLVNDRLVRQELDRRGIQVTDAEIIAAAQTSPPPELLQNPELQTDGQFDPEKYRRFLANPAAKAQGILQYLEAYYRSEIPKQKLFAQVASDVYASDARLWALWQDTHDSARVTYAAFRPELIPDSAVKVSDADVSAYYERNRKTFERPGRAVVSLVAIPRTVTAEDSTAARQRAQALRDEIAAGAKFEDVARRESADSASGAQGGDLGRGPRGRFVPEFEAAAYALQPGQLSQPVATPFGYHVIRVDAKNGDTLAVRHILVRIGQSDSTAARTDRAADALAKDAAAAEDPKKFDAAAAKYNLPKTQVVAIEKEPLTANGRYVPSVSAWAFGGAKVGESSDLFDAPEAYYLARLDSLTPGGAQPLAEVRDEILRRLQREKKLELLLPRAQEFAAAARTKGFEAAAQATKGVELGTTPMFTRTSLVPGLGQFTAAHGAAFGVPVNQISAPVISRDAVVVLRVDQRVNADKGAWQAQKTQQRRQITQALRQSRVREYLSSLRESAKLEDNRKDVLAAQRAQSAG; encoded by the coding sequence GTGCTGCAATCGATGCGGAGCGCCGCGAAGTACGTCTGGATCATCCTGATCGTCGCGTTCGTCGGCGGCTTCCTGCTCGTGGAGACGTCCGGCCTGCTGAACCGCGACGTCGTCACCTCCAACACCGCGATCGCGGAGGTGAACGGGGAGGACATCCTCGCGACGGAGTACTTCCGCGCGGTGCAGCTCCGCGAGCAGCAGGAGAGCCAGCGCCTCGGCCGCGGCCTCACGCTCGACGAGCGCCAGCAGCTCGAGCAGGCCGTCTTCGACGACCTGGTGAACGACCGCCTGGTGCGCCAGGAGCTCGATCGCCGCGGCATCCAGGTGACCGACGCGGAGATCATCGCGGCGGCGCAGACGTCGCCGCCGCCCGAGCTGCTGCAGAACCCCGAGCTGCAGACGGACGGGCAGTTCGACCCCGAGAAGTACCGTCGCTTCCTCGCCAACCCGGCGGCGAAGGCGCAGGGCATCCTGCAGTACCTCGAGGCGTACTACCGCAGCGAGATCCCGAAGCAGAAGCTGTTCGCGCAGGTCGCGAGCGACGTCTACGCGTCCGACGCGCGCCTGTGGGCGCTCTGGCAGGACACGCACGACTCGGCGCGCGTGACGTACGCCGCGTTCCGCCCGGAGCTCATCCCAGACTCCGCGGTGAAGGTGAGCGACGCGGACGTGTCGGCGTACTACGAGCGCAACCGCAAGACGTTCGAGCGGCCCGGCCGCGCGGTCGTCTCGCTGGTCGCGATCCCGCGCACGGTGACGGCGGAGGACTCGACCGCCGCGCGCCAGCGCGCGCAGGCGCTGCGCGACGAGATCGCGGCCGGCGCGAAGTTCGAGGACGTCGCGCGCCGCGAGTCGGCCGACAGCGCGTCGGGCGCGCAGGGCGGTGACCTGGGCCGCGGCCCGCGCGGCCGCTTCGTGCCGGAGTTCGAGGCCGCGGCGTACGCGCTGCAGCCCGGCCAGCTCTCGCAGCCGGTGGCGACGCCGTTCGGCTATCACGTCATCCGCGTCGACGCGAAGAACGGCGACACGCTCGCGGTGCGCCACATCCTCGTGCGCATCGGCCAGAGCGACTCGACGGCGGCGCGCACCGATCGCGCGGCCGACGCGCTGGCGAAGGACGCCGCCGCCGCGGAGGATCCGAAGAAGTTCGATGCGGCCGCGGCGAAGTACAACCTGCCGAAGACGCAGGTCGTCGCGATCGAGAAGGAGCCGCTGACGGCGAACGGCCGCTACGTGCCGAGCGTGAGCGCGTGGGCGTTCGGCGGCGCGAAGGTCGGCGAGTCGAGCGACCTGTTCGACGCGCCCGAGGCGTACTACCTCGCGCGCCTCGACTCGCTCACGCCCGGCGGCGCGCAGCCGCTGGCCGAGGTGCGCGACGAGATCCTCCGCCGCCTGCAGCGCGAGAAGAAGCTGGAGCTGCTGCTGCCGCGCGCGCAGGAGTTCGCGGCCGCCGCGCGCACGAAGGGCTTCGAGGCGGCGGCGCAGGCGACGAAGGGCGTGGAGCTCGGCACGACGCCGATGTTCACGCGCACGTCGCTGGTGCCCGGCCTCGGTCAGTTCACGGCGGCGCACGGCGCGGCGTTCGGCGTCCCGGTGAACCAGATCAGCGCGCCAGTCATCTCGCGCGACGCGGTGGTCGTGCTGCGCGTGGACCAGCGCGTCAACGCGGACAAGGGCGCGTGGCAGGCGCAGAAGACGCAGCAGCGTCGCCAGATCACGCAGGCGCTCCGCCAGTCGCGCGTGCGCGAGTACCTCTCCAGCCTGCGCGAGAGCGCGAAGCTCGAGGACAACCGCAAGGACGTCCTCGCGGCGCAGCGCGCGCAGTCGGCGGGCTGA
- a CDS encoding Sec-independent protein translocase subunit TatA/TatB: MFSNIGLPEILIILLIVLILFGAKRIPEVAGSLGKGINEFKRNMSEAQRAITEPARDETRSIGAEREVPRPVETAAEEEARQPKRLLS, encoded by the coding sequence ATGTTCAGCAACATCGGCCTGCCCGAGATCCTCATCATCCTGCTGATCGTCCTCATCCTCTTCGGGGCGAAGCGCATCCCCGAGGTCGCGGGCTCGCTCGGCAAGGGCATCAACGAGTTCAAGCGCAACATGAGCGAGGCGCAGCGCGCCATCACGGAGCCGGCGCGCGACGAGACGCGCAGCATCGGCGCCGAGCGCGAGGTGCCCCGGCCGGTCGAGACGGCGGCCGAGGAAGAGGCCCGGCAGCCGAAGCGTCTGCTGAGCTGA
- a CDS encoding 2-phosphosulfolactate phosphatase, with protein sequence MRLDVLFGVGALTPGDVAGRVVAVIDVLRASSTIATALANGARSIVPLESSDEVVLRSRQFERRDVKLAGERRMLPIPGFDLGNSPGEYTPEAVEGKTILFATTNGTPALVATQGARDVIVASYVNLKASLAFLRTAARGGADVMILCAGRERHFALEDAACAGRIVRGLMRRRPDVALNDAAQACVLLDRRYGDRLDLLFADAVHGRALAEAGFSADLDACAAIDAQEVVPVYYDRQITKLGPGWER encoded by the coding sequence GTGCGACTCGACGTCCTCTTCGGGGTCGGCGCGCTCACCCCGGGTGACGTCGCGGGGCGCGTGGTCGCGGTCATCGACGTGCTGCGCGCCTCGTCCACGATCGCGACGGCGCTCGCCAACGGCGCGCGCAGCATCGTGCCGCTCGAGAGCTCGGACGAGGTCGTCCTGCGGTCGCGCCAGTTCGAGCGGCGCGACGTGAAGCTGGCCGGCGAGCGCCGCATGCTCCCGATCCCCGGCTTCGACCTCGGGAACTCGCCGGGCGAGTACACGCCCGAGGCGGTCGAGGGGAAGACGATCCTGTTCGCCACCACCAACGGCACGCCCGCGCTGGTGGCGACGCAGGGCGCGCGTGACGTGATCGTGGCCTCGTACGTCAACCTCAAGGCCTCGCTCGCCTTCCTGCGGACGGCGGCCCGGGGCGGGGCCGACGTCATGATCCTCTGCGCGGGCCGGGAGCGGCACTTCGCGCTCGAGGACGCGGCCTGCGCGGGGCGCATCGTCCGTGGGCTGATGCGGCGCCGGCCGGACGTGGCGCTGAACGACGCGGCGCAGGCGTGCGTGCTGCTCGACCGCCGCTACGGCGACCGGCTCGACCTGCTGTTCGCCGACGCGGTGCACGGGCGCGCGCTGGCCGAGGCAGGCTTCTCGGCCGATCTCGACGCGTGCGCGGCGATCGACGCGCAGGAAGTGGTGCCCGTCTACTACGATCGACAGATCACGAAGCTGGGACCCGGCTGGGAGCGGTGA
- the accC gene encoding acetyl-CoA carboxylase biotin carboxylase subunit, translated as MFKKVLIANRGEIALRVIRACRELGVQTVAVYSEADRESLHVRFADDDVCIGPASSRESYLNIPRIIAAAEITGADAIHPGYGFLAENAEFAETCAASNIAFIGPTAAQIRVMGDKAAARKAMMDVGVPIVPGTPGPVEDPDEALAFAEQIGFPVIIKAAAGGGGKGMRVANDVDDFARSFQLARSEALSAFGNGDVYVEKYLTRPRHVEFQILGDKHGNVIHLGERDCSVQRRHQKLVEEAPCPVMTPELRQAMGDAAVKGAKAIDYVGAGTIEMLLNEDRSFYFMEMNTRIQVEHPVTEQLTGVDLVKEQIRVAAGLPMTVTELPPLRGHVIECRVNAEDPVRNFQPSPGHITTFHPPGGPGVRLDTHVYAGYSVPPFYDSLVAKLIVQGSTREEAMKRMQLALETFVIEGVSTTMPFLARVMQHPQFQAGDVDTKWLEREFDRLKAEVLKPDPHAPHGPGLREH; from the coding sequence GTGTTCAAGAAAGTCCTCATCGCGAATCGCGGCGAGATCGCCCTGCGCGTCATCCGCGCCTGCCGCGAGCTGGGCGTGCAGACGGTCGCCGTCTACTCGGAGGCGGACCGCGAGAGCCTGCACGTGCGCTTCGCCGACGACGACGTGTGCATCGGTCCCGCCTCGAGCCGCGAGTCGTACCTCAACATCCCGCGCATCATCGCGGCCGCCGAGATCACCGGCGCCGACGCGATCCATCCCGGCTACGGCTTCCTGGCCGAGAACGCGGAGTTCGCGGAGACGTGCGCCGCGAGCAACATCGCCTTCATCGGCCCCACCGCGGCGCAGATCCGCGTGATGGGCGACAAGGCGGCCGCGCGCAAGGCGATGATGGACGTCGGCGTCCCCATCGTCCCCGGCACGCCGGGCCCGGTCGAGGATCCCGACGAGGCGCTCGCGTTCGCGGAGCAGATCGGCTTCCCGGTCATCATCAAGGCGGCGGCGGGCGGCGGCGGGAAGGGGATGCGCGTCGCCAACGACGTCGACGACTTCGCGCGCTCGTTCCAGCTCGCGCGCTCCGAGGCGCTGTCGGCGTTCGGCAACGGCGACGTCTACGTCGAGAAGTACCTCACGCGGCCGCGCCACGTCGAGTTCCAGATCCTCGGCGACAAGCACGGGAACGTGATCCACCTGGGAGAGCGCGACTGCTCGGTGCAGCGCCGCCACCAGAAGCTCGTCGAGGAGGCGCCGTGCCCGGTGATGACGCCGGAGCTGCGCCAGGCGATGGGCGACGCGGCGGTGAAGGGCGCGAAGGCGATCGACTACGTCGGCGCCGGCACGATCGAGATGCTGCTGAACGAGGACCGCTCGTTCTACTTCATGGAGATGAACACCCGCATCCAGGTCGAGCATCCGGTGACGGAGCAGCTCACGGGTGTGGACCTCGTGAAGGAGCAGATCCGCGTCGCGGCCGGCCTGCCGATGACGGTCACCGAGCTGCCGCCGCTGCGCGGCCACGTGATCGAGTGCCGCGTGAACGCCGAGGACCCGGTGCGCAACTTCCAGCCGTCTCCGGGGCACATCACCACGTTCCATCCGCCGGGCGGGCCGGGCGTGCGGCTCGACACGCACGTCTACGCCGGCTACTCGGTGCCCCCGTTCTACGACTCGCTCGTCGCCAAGCTCATCGTGCAGGGGAGCACGCGCGAGGAGGCGATGAAGCGCATGCAGCTGGCGCTCGAGACGTTCGTGATCGAGGGCGTCTCGACGACGATGCCGTTCCTCGCGCGCGTGATGCAGCACCCGCAGTTCCAGGCCGGCGACGTCGACACCAAGTGGCTGGAGCGCGAGTTCGACCGGCTGAAGGCGGAGGTGCTGAAGCCGGACCCGCACGCGCCCCACGGTCCGGGGCTGCGGGAGCACTGA